In Salvelinus sp. IW2-2015 unplaced genomic scaffold, ASM291031v2 Un_scaffold1128, whole genome shotgun sequence, one genomic interval encodes:
- the LOC139024169 gene encoding small integral membrane protein 32-like: MLRQILLNSTNALDFDLGMALQTHETVSVNASHGSVNMAALLRPTGSRGGMREDGELNKPDLATYLIICLLLFLLVLLIVFFINCQLRNSFFASMPYDRSLREARTSYK, translated from the coding sequence ATGTTGAGACAAATCCTGCTGAATTCCACCAACGCACTAGACTTCGACCTAGGGATGGCCCTCCAGACGCACGAGACCGTGTCCGTTAACGCATCTCACGGATCGGTGAACATGGCGGCGCTGCTCAGGCCCACGGGCAGCAGGGGCGGGATGCGGGAGGACGGGGAGCTGAACAAACCGGACCTGGCCACCTACTTGATAATATGTCTGTTGCTGTTTCTGCTCGTGCTGCTCATCGTTTTCTTCATCAACTGTCAGCTGAGGAACTCTTTCTTCGCCTCCATGCCCTACGATCGGTCTCTCAGAGAGGCCCGGACCTCCTACAAGTAG